A region of the Leucobacter komagatae genome:
GCCCAGCCAACCCAGGCATAGCGCCCAGCCAAACCAGGCATAGCCCCTTTTCCCACTCACAGCGAAAGCGAGAACCATGCATATCGGGATCGACGTCGGAGGCACCAACACCGACGCAGTGCTCATGAAGGGCAGCGAGACGCTCGTCGGCATCAAGCACTCCACCACCCCTGACGTGACGGCGGGCATCATCCAGGCCATCCAGGGGCTCCGCGAGAAGAACAGCTTCGAGGGCGCAGACATCTCGGCGGTGATGATCGGCACGACCCACTTCATCAACGCGCTCGTCCAGGCGAAACGCCTCGCCCCCACCGCTGCGCTCCGCCTCGGCCTGCCCGCGACTCAGGCGCTGCCGCCGCTCGTCGACTGGCCTGAGGAGCTGAAGGGCGCCATCGAGGCCCGCAGTTACCTCGCGCACGGCGGCTACGAGTTCGACGGTCGCCCCATCAGCCCGCTCAACCCCGAAGAGCTTCGCGCCCACGCCGCAGACATGCGCGAGCACGGCATCCGCTCGGTCGCAATCTCGTCGGTTTTCAGCCCGGTCAACCACGACCTCGAGGTCGAGGCTGCACGCATCGTCTCCGAGGTGCTCGGTGATGACGTCGCGATCTCCCTCTCGCACGAGATCGGCCGCATCGGGCTCCTTGAACGCGAGAATGCGACCGTCATCAACGCCGCGCTCCGCGAGCTCGCGTCTGAGATCGTCGATGGCCTGACCGCCGCGGTCCGCGCCGAGGGCATCGAAGCACCGATCTTCCTGAGCCAGAACGACGGCACCCTCATGGATGAGGACTACGTACGCCGCTACCCCGTCGCCACCTTCGCTTCGGGGCCCACGAACTCCATGCGTGGCGCAGCGCTCACCAGCGGGCTCGAGACTTGCGCGGTCATCGATGTCGGCGGTACGACGGCCGACGTGGGGCTGCTCATCAACGGCTTCCCCCGCGAGACCGCGAACGAGGTGAAGGTCGCCGGCGTACGCACGAACTTCCGGATGCCCGACGTGCTCTCACTCGGCATCGGCGGTGGCAGCATCGTTGACACCGAGACCGCCGAGGTCGGCCCCGAGTCCGTCGGTTACCAGCTCTCGACAAAGGCGCTCGTGTTCGGCGGCGACGTTCTGACCGCGACTGACATCGCTGTCGCTGCCGGCCGCGCGAGCATCGGCGATGCGTCGAAGGTCGCGCACCTTGACTCCGCGTTCGTACAGCGTGTACTCGACCGGATCGCGGAGCGCGTTGCCGAAGCGGTCGACCGGATGCGCACCTCGCCTGATCCGATCCCGGTTGTCGCCGTCGGCGGCGGTTCCGTGCTGCTCCCCGACGTGCTCCCCATCTTCGGCGAGGTTTCGAAGCCCGAGAACTATGCCGTCGCGAACGCGATCGGGGCGTCCATCGCGCAGGTCGGCGGCGAGATCGACAAGGTGTACTCGATCGCCCCGGGTGCGCGCGAGAAGACCATCACCGAGGTGCGCGCCGAGGCCGTCGAGAAGGCAGTCGCGGCCGGCGCAAAGCCCGACACGGTCGCAATCATCGACTTCGACGAGGTACCCATCCCGTACCTGCCCGGCAACGCCACGCGCATCCGCGTGAAGGCTGTCGGCGACCTGAGCATGGAGGGCTAATCGTGAGCTGGACGATTTCTGTCGACGACATCGACGACCTCGCACGCGGTTCCGCCGTCCTCGGCACCGG
Encoded here:
- a CDS encoding hydantoinase/oxoprolinase N-terminal domain-containing protein, translated to MHIGIDVGGTNTDAVLMKGSETLVGIKHSTTPDVTAGIIQAIQGLREKNSFEGADISAVMIGTTHFINALVQAKRLAPTAALRLGLPATQALPPLVDWPEELKGAIEARSYLAHGGYEFDGRPISPLNPEELRAHAADMREHGIRSVAISSVFSPVNHDLEVEAARIVSEVLGDDVAISLSHEIGRIGLLERENATVINAALRELASEIVDGLTAAVRAEGIEAPIFLSQNDGTLMDEDYVRRYPVATFASGPTNSMRGAALTSGLETCAVIDVGGTTADVGLLINGFPRETANEVKVAGVRTNFRMPDVLSLGIGGGSIVDTETAEVGPESVGYQLSTKALVFGGDVLTATDIAVAAGRASIGDASKVAHLDSAFVQRVLDRIAERVAEAVDRMRTSPDPIPVVAVGGGSVLLPDVLPIFGEVSKPENYAVANAIGASIAQVGGEIDKVYSIAPGAREKTITEVRAEAVEKAVAAGAKPDTVAIIDFDEVPIPYLPGNATRIRVKAVGDLSMEG